In one Rutidosis leptorrhynchoides isolate AG116_Rl617_1_P2 chromosome 8, CSIRO_AGI_Rlap_v1, whole genome shotgun sequence genomic region, the following are encoded:
- the LOC139861768 gene encoding probable E3 ubiquitin-protein ligase LUL2, which produces MGNAGSNSSNGRRRHGGNRRGNNPNHPTPPPSQQPQPEINANRYVFAAATPYPSNQYPNPNPNPNPNSVPNPTPYYQYPTPAYYPPPPAAPPLPAPYDHHHRVPLEPSAQAWVGGRYPCGPVMHPPTPYVDHQKAITIRNDVNLKKETLKIEPDEQNPGKFLVVFTYDATVSGSITLFFFAKEGEECNLTSTKEDKLPPITVEFQQGLGQKFRQEPGTGIDFSIFDESELLEVSETGVYPLAIKAEATPSVSEDENAIPGATNSQITQAVFEKERGEYQVRVSKQILWVNGMRYELQEIYGIGNSVDGAEADANDPGKECVICLSEPRDTTVLPCRHMCMCSGCAKVLRFQTNRCPICRQPVDRLLEIKVTNGVEE; this is translated from the exons ATGGGTAATGCCGGAAGTAACAGTTCCAACGGCCGCCGTAGACACGGCGGAAACCGCCGTGGCAACAATCCAAACCACCCAACACCTCCACCGTCGCAACAACCACAGCCGGAGATCAACGCTAATCGATACGTATTCGCCGCAGCTACGCCATACCCTTCTAATCAAtatccaaaccctaaccctaaccctaaccctaattctgtCCCAAATCCAACACCTTATTACCAATACCCCACCCCAGCGTACTACCCACCGCCTCCAGCTGCGCCACCGTTGCCGGCACCGTATGATCATCACCACCGTGTGCCGTTGGAACCATCGGCGCAGGCGTGGGTCGGTGGGAGGTACCCATGTGGGCCAGTGATGCACCCACCGACACCTTATGTTGATCATCAAAAGGCTATTACTATTAGAAATGATGTTAATCTCAAGAAAGAAACTTTAAAAATTGAGCCTGATGAACAAAATCCTGGAAAATTTCTTGTTGTTTTTACTTATGATGCTACTGTTTCTGGCAG CATTACTCTTTTTTTCTTTGCAAAAGAGGGTGAAGAATGTAACCTAACTTCAACAAAAGAAGACAAACTTCCACCAATTACAGTTGAATTTCAACAAGGTTTAGGCCAGAAATTCAGACAAGAACCAGGAACCGGTATAGACTTTTCAATATTCGATGAATCAGAATTATTGGAAGTTAGTGAAACAGGGGTATATCCTTTAGCAATAAAAGCAGAAGCAACCCCATCTGTATCAGAAGATGAAAACGCGATTCCTGGTGCTACTAATTCACAAATAACTCAAGCAGTTTTCGAAAAAGAACGAGGTGAATATCAGGTTAGGGTTTCGAAACAGATATTGTGGGTGAATGGGATGAGGTATGAGTTGCAGGAGATATATGGAATTGGTAATTCAGTCGATGGTGCTGAAGCTGATGCGAATGACCCTGGTAAAGAATGTGTTATTTGTTTATCAGAACCTCGAGACACAACTGTCCTACCTTGCCGCCACATG TGTATGTGCAGTGGTTGTGCGAAAGTATTGAGGTTTCAGACGAACAGGTGCCCGATATGCAGGCAGCCAGTAGACAGGCTATTGGAAATCAAGGTAACAAATGGAGTTGAAGAATGA